The following proteins come from a genomic window of Maribacter sp. HTCC2170:
- a CDS encoding DUF368 domain-containing protein, producing the protein MYEPRTFFDKLFLVLKGLAMGAANKVPGVSGGIVAFVGGFYEEFIYSLQKINLKAFRLLFNGRFKSFYQYVNGQFLTLLIFGMLVSYFSVSKLLDYFLERKELFVWAAFFGMILGSIYYISKDFKHWNKKTVVAGFLGLIVGISISFLSPAKENDNLWFIFICGMISVSGMTLPGLSGSFILILLGNYVLLLVDSVNALYDTFAEMLRGDFSFVKNSERLNTLKILTVFTLGSAAGLVTLSHILTYVLKHFKHISTAVIIGFITGSLGVVWPWKRTIFKTDETGKVFLDSNGKEIILNYERYLPNFGDPETWWAIFFVIVGIFILLGLEWYGEYRKK; encoded by the coding sequence ATGTACGAACCCAGAACATTTTTTGATAAATTATTTTTGGTGCTTAAGGGACTTGCAATGGGCGCTGCCAATAAGGTTCCAGGGGTTTCTGGAGGCATTGTGGCCTTTGTTGGTGGGTTTTATGAGGAATTCATCTATTCGCTCCAAAAAATAAACCTTAAGGCATTCAGGCTTTTGTTCAACGGAAGGTTCAAAAGCTTCTATCAGTATGTAAACGGGCAATTCTTGACTTTGCTGATTTTCGGAATGTTGGTAAGCTATTTCAGCGTTTCAAAGCTACTCGATTATTTTCTTGAACGTAAAGAACTTTTTGTCTGGGCGGCATTCTTCGGAATGATCTTGGGTTCAATTTATTATATCTCCAAAGATTTTAAACATTGGAACAAAAAAACAGTAGTAGCAGGATTTTTGGGCTTAATAGTAGGTATTTCAATAAGTTTTTTGAGTCCTGCAAAAGAAAATGACAACCTTTGGTTTATTTTCATTTGTGGAATGATCAGTGTTTCCGGGATGACATTACCGGGGCTTTCAGGATCATTCATATTAATTCTTTTGGGTAATTATGTGTTACTATTGGTAGATTCGGTCAATGCCCTATATGATACGTTTGCCGAAATGCTGCGTGGCGATTTTAGTTTTGTAAAAAATAGTGAACGGTTGAACACTCTAAAAATCTTAACGGTATTCACGCTAGGTTCCGCTGCAGGTTTAGTTACCCTATCTCATATACTCACTTACGTATTAAAACATTTTAAACATATAAGTACAGCAGTGATTATCGGATTTATCACAGGTTCATTAGGCGTTGTGTGGCCTTGGAAACGAACCATATTTAAGACAGATGAAACTGGAAAGGTATTTTTAGATTCTAATGGCAAGGAGATTATCTTAAATTATGAAAGGTATTTGCCAAATTTTGGCGACCCGG
- a CDS encoding DUF368 domain-containing protein yields the protein MENRNLLQYVIITLKGMAMGIAELVPGVSGGTIAFVAGIYEEFISTINNISLKTLKVWRTDGFKSFWRALNGNFLLTLLLGMAISILSFTKIIRWLLENEPIMLWSFFFGLVLASVLIVAKAIKKWSATIIVLLILGAVGAYFITTIPPSPNTASLPYIFFSGAIAICAMILPGISGSFILVLLGTYKTVIEAVDEKDFKILITMALGMLFGVLSFAKVLKWMFDHHRNITLSILTGFILGSLNKIWPWKKIIETRTIGEKVIEIDESVTPFTFDGDPQLMFAIIATIIGFSFIFILEKVASKK from the coding sequence ATGGAAAATCGGAATTTACTACAATACGTAATTATCACCCTTAAAGGAATGGCCATGGGAATCGCTGAATTGGTCCCAGGGGTTTCAGGAGGTACAATTGCTTTTGTTGCCGGCATCTACGAGGAATTCATTTCCACCATTAACAATATAAGCTTAAAAACTCTTAAGGTATGGAGGACCGATGGGTTTAAAAGTTTTTGGCGGGCATTAAATGGAAACTTCCTCCTTACATTACTTTTAGGTATGGCCATTAGTATTCTGTCATTTACCAAAATAATACGGTGGCTACTTGAAAATGAACCAATTATGCTCTGGTCTTTCTTCTTTGGTTTGGTTCTCGCCAGTGTTCTCATTGTTGCGAAGGCCATAAAAAAATGGTCAGCAACCATCATAGTCTTGCTCATTTTAGGAGCTGTTGGCGCCTATTTTATAACAACAATACCCCCTTCTCCCAATACAGCAAGTTTGCCTTACATATTTTTCTCTGGAGCAATAGCCATTTGTGCAATGATATTGCCAGGAATCTCCGGTTCTTTTATTCTTGTATTGTTGGGAACTTATAAGACAGTTATTGAAGCCGTTGATGAAAAAGATTTTAAAATATTGATTACAATGGCGCTAGGTATGCTTTTTGGCGTTCTAAGTTTTGCAAAGGTCTTAAAATGGATGTTCGATCATCACAGGAACATAACCCTATCAATTCTAACAGGTTTTATTCTTGGTTCCTTGAATAAGATCTGGCCTTGGAAAAAGATTATTGAAACGAGGACCATTGGCGAAAAGGTTATTGAGATTGACGAATCCGTTACTCCGTTCACCTTCGATGGCGATCCACAGTTAATGTTTGCAATAATCGCCACAATCATAGGTTTTTCCTTTATTTTTATACTTGAGAAAGTAGCTTCGAAAAAATAG
- a CDS encoding tetratricopeptide repeat protein: protein MALEANERPNQPIAKFESMLKTDDVYFFDAEDFEDIIHHYLNHGKIALAKKAIKISLKQHPDSIELKLLNVEVLVFENNLDAAEQLLDKLQLVDGTNEEIYIQRANIYSKKDNHEAAVTLLQKALGLADKSYDIHSLLGMEYLFMDDFKLAKESFMKCVSFDEQDYSSLYNVIYCFEFLEDFEGAIVYLNDYLDRNPYCEVAWHQLGKQYFSKRMFQEALTAFDFAIISDDSFIGAYFEKGKVLEKLGKYDEAIESYETTIKIEDPTSHAYLRIGKCYERLCNDEMAKYYYYQTVHEDPLLDKGWLAITDFYFNNGNYEKALYYINKALNIDGENPTYWKKGAKINAALENFDQADFSFKQSVDLGNYELDTWLSWASVAKENRDFASGLHILAQGQEFYPESADILYKTAGFHLLANDKINARIRLIDALKKDSEKLQLFSEEFPEFYKTEWTQNIISNNKKASR, encoded by the coding sequence ATGGCGTTAGAAGCTAACGAAAGGCCGAACCAGCCCATTGCGAAGTTTGAATCAATGCTTAAGACAGATGATGTCTACTTCTTTGATGCTGAAGATTTTGAAGATATTATTCACCATTACCTCAACCACGGTAAAATAGCCTTAGCCAAGAAGGCAATCAAAATCAGTTTAAAGCAACATCCCGATTCTATAGAACTAAAGCTATTGAATGTTGAGGTACTCGTTTTCGAAAATAACCTTGATGCTGCAGAACAATTACTGGATAAACTTCAACTAGTGGATGGGACTAACGAAGAAATCTATATCCAAAGAGCGAACATTTATTCAAAAAAAGATAATCACGAAGCTGCAGTTACTTTGTTACAAAAAGCACTTGGTCTTGCCGATAAAAGCTATGATATACATTCCCTATTAGGCATGGAATATCTTTTTATGGATGATTTTAAACTCGCCAAAGAAAGCTTTATGAAATGTGTGAGTTTTGATGAACAGGACTATTCATCACTCTACAACGTTATTTACTGTTTCGAGTTTTTAGAGGATTTTGAAGGTGCCATCGTATACCTAAATGATTATTTAGACCGAAACCCTTATTGCGAAGTAGCATGGCACCAATTAGGAAAACAATACTTTTCAAAAAGAATGTTCCAAGAAGCCTTAACGGCTTTTGACTTTGCCATTATTTCGGATGATTCATTTATCGGAGCTTATTTTGAAAAGGGTAAGGTTCTTGAAAAATTAGGCAAATATGATGAAGCTATTGAAAGTTACGAGACTACTATTAAGATTGAAGATCCAACTTCACATGCATACTTAAGAATAGGAAAGTGCTATGAGCGTTTGTGTAATGATGAAATGGCCAAGTACTACTACTATCAAACAGTACATGAAGACCCCTTGTTGGACAAAGGTTGGTTAGCCATAACAGATTTCTATTTTAATAATGGTAATTACGAAAAGGCATTGTATTACATAAATAAAGCCTTGAATATTGATGGTGAGAACCCAACCTATTGGAAAAAAGGTGCAAAAATAAATGCTGCCCTTGAAAACTTTGACCAGGCAGATTTTTCATTTAAGCAGTCTGTTGATTTGGGTAATTACGAATTGGACACTTGGTTAAGTTGGGCCAGCGTGGCCAAAGAAAATAGGGATTTTGCCTCTGGCTTACATATACTGGCACAAGGACAGGAATTTTATCCGGAAAGTGCTGATATTCTGTATAAAACAGCGGGATTCCATTTGCTAGCAAATGATAAAATAAATGCACGTATCCGTTTAATAGATGCATTGAAAAAAGATTCAGAAAAGCTACAATTGTTCTCTGAAGAGTTTCCTGAGTTTTATAAAACAGAATGGACGCAGAACATAATATCAAACAACAAAAAAGCTTCAAGATAA
- a CDS encoding aspartate aminotransferase family protein, whose amino-acid sequence MKDDFLKYQAQTTSHPLSLEIVDAKGSYIYDKNGNAHLDFVAGVSACSLGHCHPKVVKAVKDQLDKYMHVMVYGEYIQEPAIEYTKLLASLLPAPLETTYLVNSGTEAIEGALKLARRFTGRTEIVAANKGYHGNTMGSLSIMGYEERKSTFRPLIPDISFIDFNSEVDIQKITSRTAAVVLETIQGGAGFVEPIEGYLEKVRKRCTEVGALLVLDEIQPGFGRSGSLFAFEQYNCIPDILVIGKGMASGLPVGAFTSSYEIMSTLKDNPRLGHITTFGGNPVIASACLATLQEITGSNLIEETLEKEKTIRKLLKHKYIKEIRGKGLMLALIMESQELADFLILSATKKNLILFWLLFEQRAVRISPPLTITIEEIEKGCETILQILNDYK is encoded by the coding sequence ATGAAAGATGATTTTCTTAAATATCAAGCCCAAACAACAAGTCATCCCCTTTCATTGGAAATTGTGGATGCCAAAGGTTCATACATCTATGATAAGAACGGTAATGCGCATCTTGATTTTGTCGCCGGTGTTTCCGCCTGCAGTCTTGGACACTGTCACCCAAAGGTCGTTAAGGCCGTAAAAGACCAGCTGGATAAGTATATGCACGTAATGGTTTATGGTGAGTACATTCAAGAACCTGCAATCGAATATACCAAGCTTTTGGCCTCACTCCTTCCAGCTCCTTTAGAAACTACCTATTTGGTGAATTCAGGCACAGAGGCTATAGAAGGAGCATTAAAATTGGCCCGGCGATTTACGGGCAGAACAGAAATCGTAGCTGCAAATAAGGGGTACCATGGTAACACCATGGGTAGTCTAAGTATTATGGGTTATGAGGAACGAAAAAGTACCTTTAGGCCTTTGATTCCAGACATTTCCTTTATTGATTTTAATTCGGAAGTAGATATTCAAAAGATTACTTCCAGAACGGCTGCTGTCGTACTGGAGACCATACAAGGTGGTGCTGGATTTGTTGAACCAATTGAAGGTTATCTAGAAAAAGTCAGAAAACGATGCACAGAGGTCGGCGCATTATTGGTACTAGATGAAATTCAACCTGGTTTTGGTCGTTCAGGAAGTCTCTTTGCGTTTGAACAGTACAATTGCATTCCAGATATCTTGGTCATTGGTAAGGGAATGGCATCCGGTCTTCCCGTCGGTGCTTTTACGTCATCTTATGAGATAATGTCGACCTTAAAAGATAATCCAAGGCTAGGTCACATCACCACATTTGGTGGCAATCCAGTGATAGCATCTGCCTGTTTGGCAACGTTACAGGAAATTACTGGGAGCAATCTGATAGAAGAAACTTTAGAAAAAGAAAAAACAATCCGTAAACTGTTAAAGCATAAGTATATCAAGGAGATCCGTGGCAAAGGACTTATGTTAGCCTTAATAATGGAAAGCCAAGAACTTGCTGATTTTCTTATTCTATCAGCTACAAAAAAGAACCTAATACTCTTTTGGCTACTATTTGAGCAAAGGGCAGTTAGAATTTCACCGCCTTTGACCATTACCATTGAGGAAATAGAAAAAGGTTGTGAAACCATTCTTCAGATACTCAACGATTACAAATAA
- a CDS encoding OstA-like protein, with product MKRVIGYLLVLFTLPILAQEPEEKEVKQINIVYGANFTKDEAQFPGASIFSKDNRQIQFEHEGADLFCDLAIYYQQENRLKAIGNIRLQQGDSVEMTSGKIDYNGNENLAKAWENVVLTSKSQMTLTTDTLRFNRIEQQAYYQDFGTVVDSVNTLTSEIGKYFLETKKLQFLDSVHLTNPDYILDSEQLDYYETSKNAYLYGPSTITGNTYKIYCERGFYDTKVESGYFIKNTKIDYNNRIIKGDSVYFNKAREFASATNNIKVIDTINNGLIKAHYAEVFKAKDSVFATKRAVSIGLMEQDSLYIHGDTLMLTGKPENRILRAFRNAKVFKTDLSGKCDSIHYNEKTGLTQMITNPILWNGPNQMTGDSIHLKSNLKTEKMDSLKVLNNAFVISLDSVSMEGYNQAKGIDLFGKFEDNQLKVIDLIKNTEVVYYVYNDDDELVGINKTKCSKIRITMANNDIEDLTFFTDPEGDIFPETELSVNERILKGFIWRGDERIMSKDDIFDYDDNNIVLPIIRGISNPIDIDAEEEERNSNEGDPVNNIPKSNDQAIDPKKKSKQKKAL from the coding sequence TTGAAAAGAGTAATTGGTTATTTATTGGTTTTATTCACTCTTCCGATACTGGCTCAGGAACCAGAGGAAAAAGAAGTAAAACAAATCAATATAGTTTATGGTGCTAATTTCACCAAGGATGAGGCCCAATTTCCAGGTGCTTCAATCTTCAGCAAAGACAATAGACAAATACAGTTCGAGCATGAAGGCGCTGACCTTTTTTGTGACCTCGCCATATACTACCAACAAGAAAACAGATTAAAAGCTATAGGAAATATTCGATTGCAGCAAGGTGATTCTGTTGAAATGACCAGTGGCAAAATTGATTACAACGGAAATGAAAACCTTGCTAAGGCATGGGAAAATGTAGTTTTGACCAGTAAGTCACAAATGACCCTTACCACAGATACATTACGTTTCAATAGAATAGAACAACAGGCATATTATCAAGATTTTGGTACTGTGGTTGATTCTGTGAATACATTAACAAGTGAAATTGGCAAGTATTTTCTAGAAACAAAAAAGCTTCAGTTTTTAGATAGTGTACACCTTACAAATCCAGACTATATACTTGATTCCGAGCAACTTGACTATTACGAAACTTCAAAGAATGCCTATTTATATGGCCCCTCAACAATAACTGGGAATACGTATAAGATCTATTGTGAACGTGGTTTTTATGACACCAAGGTTGAAAGTGGTTATTTTATTAAAAACACGAAAATTGATTACAACAATCGAATTATAAAAGGCGACAGCGTCTATTTTAATAAAGCAAGGGAGTTTGCTTCGGCCACCAACAATATAAAAGTGATCGACACTATAAATAACGGTCTCATTAAAGCACATTATGCTGAGGTTTTTAAAGCAAAAGATTCTGTCTTCGCCACAAAGAGAGCCGTTTCAATTGGCTTAATGGAACAAGACTCACTGTACATTCATGGTGATACATTAATGCTTACAGGTAAACCTGAAAATCGAATTTTACGAGCATTTCGAAATGCCAAAGTTTTTAAGACCGACTTAAGTGGCAAATGCGATTCTATCCATTACAATGAAAAAACAGGATTGACTCAAATGATCACAAACCCCATTCTATGGAATGGTCCAAATCAAATGACCGGCGACAGCATTCACTTAAAATCCAATTTAAAGACTGAGAAAATGGATTCGCTCAAGGTATTGAACAATGCTTTTGTCATTTCGTTGGATAGTGTGAGTATGGAAGGCTACAACCAAGCAAAAGGCATAGACTTGTTCGGTAAATTTGAGGATAATCAACTTAAAGTCATTGATTTAATCAAGAATACTGAGGTCGTTTATTACGTTTACAATGATGACGATGAACTTGTTGGAATAAACAAGACCAAATGCAGTAAGATCCGCATTACAATGGCTAACAATGACATTGAAGACCTTACTTTTTTTACTGACCCAGAAGGCGATATTTTTCCAGAAACAGAATTATCTGTGAATGAAAGAATTCTAAAAGGTTTTATTTGGCGTGGTGATGAGCGAATTATGTCCAAAGATGACATTTTTGATTATGACGATAATAATATTGTACTTCCGATCATACGAGGAATTTCAAATCCCATTGATATTGATGCCGAGGAAGAAGAACGCAATTCCAATGAGGGCGACCCGGTAAACAATATTCCCAAATCAAATGATCAAGCTATTGATCCAAAGAAAAAATCAAAACAGAAGAAGGCTTTATAA
- a CDS encoding MarC family protein — protein sequence MSDLLTFGLLAFTSFFTLINPLGTMPIFMTMTAELDNEHRTRTAKKASIAAFITIVIFAFSGQVLFNFFGISVNSFRIVGGVIFFLMGMDMLQARLGKVKVKESEVHSYINDISITPLAIPMICGPGALTNAIVLMEDAESLEKKMVLVLSILIVMILTYLILFSSSKIIKVLGETGNNVMMRLMGLIVMVIAVEFFFSGLKPIVAEMMN from the coding sequence ATGAGCGATTTATTAACGTTTGGTCTTTTGGCATTCACTTCTTTTTTCACCTTGATCAACCCGCTTGGTACGATGCCTATTTTTATGACCATGACGGCAGAACTAGATAATGAACATAGGACCCGTACTGCCAAAAAAGCATCCATTGCGGCATTTATCACGATAGTCATTTTTGCATTCTCTGGTCAAGTGTTGTTCAACTTTTTTGGGATTTCAGTTAATAGCTTTAGAATTGTTGGTGGCGTTATCTTCTTTTTGATGGGAATGGATATGCTTCAAGCACGATTGGGAAAAGTTAAGGTAAAAGAATCGGAGGTACATTCCTATATCAATGATATATCAATAACTCCATTGGCAATTCCGATGATTTGTGGGCCTGGAGCTTTGACAAACGCAATTGTTTTAATGGAAGACGCCGAGTCCCTGGAAAAGAAAATGGTATTGGTTCTTTCAATTTTGATAGTGATGATACTCACTTACTTGATTCTATTCAGTTCAAGCAAAATAATAAAAGTACTTGGTGAAACGGGCAATAATGTCATGATGCGCTTAATGGGACTGATTGTTATGGTAATTGCCGTTGAGTTCTTTTTTAGTGGCCTAAAACCAATTGTAGCAGAGATGATGAATTAA
- a CDS encoding SRPBCC domain-containing protein, which yields MENANNYFRKIELSCSQEETFKAIATRIGDWWSVINGRSDRVGGEFKISFGEESYWRFRVISLNEPYEIVWKCIDSHQDHNLKGIDEEWIGSMLYWKISKLESKTTIEFLHDGLISTGICYEVCSNGWDFYVLDSLTSFLETGKGKPSEK from the coding sequence ATGGAAAATGCAAATAATTATTTTCGGAAAATTGAACTTTCTTGTTCCCAAGAAGAGACATTTAAAGCAATAGCCACACGAATTGGTGATTGGTGGAGTGTGATTAATGGCCGTTCGGATAGGGTAGGAGGTGAATTTAAAATCTCTTTTGGTGAGGAATCTTATTGGAGATTTAGGGTAATATCATTGAATGAACCTTATGAAATTGTTTGGAAATGTATTGACTCCCATCAAGACCATAACCTTAAAGGTATTGATGAGGAATGGATTGGATCTATGCTATATTGGAAAATCTCTAAACTTGAATCTAAAACAACGATTGAGTTTTTACATGACGGTTTAATATCCACTGGTATTTGTTACGAAGTCTGCTCGAACGGTTGGGATTTTTATGTTTTGGACAGCCTAACAAGTTTTTTGGAAACTGGAAAGGGTAAACCTTCTGAAAAATAA
- a CDS encoding Gfo/Idh/MocA family protein gives MSTHNKDRRDFVKKSGLGLLGLTLVPSFIGKMGPHNRLRTAHIGVGNMGGEDLKAIASHSLVDITALCDVDANNLAAAKKLHPKAKTYTDYRIMLKEMENEIDAVVVSTPDHTHAPASLMAMNMNKPVYCQKPLTHHVSEARAMNKLAAEKNLVTQMGIQVHSFYDYKLATLLIQSGIIGKVHTVRAWSPKNWGYDGKEPKGSDPIPETLDWNLWLGTSAKRDYKKGVYHPGNWRKLMDYGCGTLGDMGVHIFDTPYNALALDVPRTIKNECRKPTGFGFPENNVVTYEFPGTKYTADSLKWVWYDGPGAPKEHEDLVLPGAKKKRKSKKGDASVEEKMSLKTEAAGVGVLPDQGAMFIGDKGRLLLPHFMQLPTKIVDGEYVDISKEIEEISKANNMGDPIRNYASEGVKHYHEFVESCLGRGECTAPFSYASRLTETILLGVIAGRFPNKTLHWDNDTAKFAEEEANEFLSAPYRDF, from the coding sequence ATGAGTACACATAATAAAGATCGTAGAGATTTTGTAAAAAAAAGTGGCCTAGGGTTACTAGGGCTAACATTGGTTCCCTCATTTATAGGTAAGATGGGACCACACAATAGATTAAGAACCGCACATATTGGTGTTGGGAATATGGGCGGCGAAGATTTAAAGGCCATCGCCTCTCATTCATTGGTAGACATTACAGCTTTATGTGATGTAGATGCTAATAATCTTGCAGCTGCTAAAAAATTACATCCAAAGGCGAAAACCTATACTGACTATAGGATAATGCTAAAAGAGATGGAAAATGAAATAGATGCGGTTGTGGTTTCTACACCAGATCATACTCATGCCCCGGCCTCACTAATGGCCATGAACATGAACAAACCAGTTTATTGTCAAAAACCATTAACGCATCACGTATCTGAAGCTCGTGCAATGAACAAATTGGCGGCTGAGAAAAATTTGGTTACCCAAATGGGAATTCAAGTACACTCGTTCTACGATTATAAATTGGCAACTCTTTTGATTCAATCAGGAATTATTGGGAAAGTCCATACGGTTAGAGCTTGGTCTCCTAAGAATTGGGGGTATGATGGTAAAGAACCAAAGGGATCGGACCCAATTCCAGAAACTTTAGACTGGAACCTTTGGCTGGGCACATCAGCAAAAAGGGATTATAAAAAAGGGGTGTACCATCCCGGAAATTGGAGAAAACTAATGGACTATGGTTGCGGTACACTTGGTGACATGGGCGTTCATATTTTTGACACTCCCTATAATGCTTTGGCTTTGGACGTTCCCAGAACGATCAAAAATGAATGCAGAAAACCCACAGGTTTTGGATTTCCTGAAAACAATGTAGTAACATATGAGTTTCCAGGAACCAAATACACCGCGGACTCGTTAAAATGGGTATGGTATGATGGCCCTGGTGCTCCAAAAGAACATGAAGATCTTGTATTACCAGGGGCCAAGAAAAAAAGAAAATCCAAGAAGGGTGATGCTTCAGTGGAAGAAAAAATGTCATTAAAAACAGAAGCTGCGGGAGTAGGCGTTTTGCCCGACCAAGGAGCCATGTTCATTGGTGATAAAGGTCGTTTATTACTTCCTCATTTTATGCAATTACCAACAAAAATTGTTGATGGTGAATACGTCGATATCTCCAAAGAAATTGAGGAAATCAGTAAGGCCAATAACATGGGTGACCCAATTAGAAATTATGCCTCGGAAGGTGTTAAACATTATCATGAATTTGTTGAATCTTGTTTGGGAAGAGGTGAATGTACTGCTCCGTTCTCCTATGCATCAAGACTTACTGAAACGATATTGTTAGGTGTAATTGCAGGTCGTTTCCCTAACAAGACCCTGCATTGGGACAATGACACAGCTAAATTTGCTGAAGAGGAGGCGAACGAATTTTTAAGTGCCCCTTATAGAGATTTTTAA
- a CDS encoding DUF1080 domain-containing protein yields the protein MYKSSTANHFAFLLIIVLFTSCGAQKGLDDDGFVSLFNGENLDGWIGNNNSYEAIDGMIVVNPNGEGSGGNLYTVDQYSDFIFRFEFQLTPGANNGLGIHSPLEGDVAYLGKELQILDNTADKYADLKPYQYHGSVYGIIPAKRGFLNPVGEWNTQEVIVNGTKIEIRLNGTTIVDGDFIEASKNGTMDKKEHPGLKRTEGHIGFLGHGDVVRFRNIKIKKI from the coding sequence ATGTATAAAAGTTCAACAGCTAATCATTTTGCTTTTTTATTAATTATTGTTCTTTTTACCTCTTGTGGCGCACAAAAAGGATTAGATGATGATGGATTCGTTAGCCTATTCAATGGTGAAAATCTTGACGGGTGGATTGGCAATAATAATTCCTATGAAGCTATTGATGGAATGATTGTTGTTAATCCTAATGGGGAAGGAAGTGGAGGTAATCTTTATACTGTAGATCAATACAGTGATTTTATTTTCAGATTTGAATTTCAATTAACTCCAGGTGCCAATAATGGATTAGGTATCCATTCTCCTCTAGAGGGTGATGTGGCGTATCTTGGAAAAGAATTACAGATTTTGGACAATACTGCGGATAAATATGCTGACCTAAAACCCTATCAGTACCATGGATCTGTATATGGGATAATTCCTGCCAAACGAGGTTTTTTAAATCCTGTTGGAGAATGGAATACTCAGGAAGTAATTGTCAATGGAACGAAAATTGAAATCAGATTGAATGGTACGACCATTGTAGATGGTGATTTTATTGAAGCGTCAAAAAATGGAACAATGGATAAAAAAGAGCATCCTGGGTTAAAACGTACAGAGGGCCATATAGGGTTTTTGGGTCACGGTGATGTTGTAAGATTCAGAAATATCAAAATCAAAAAAATATAA
- a CDS encoding DUF1080 domain-containing protein, producing MKKTILMLVVILASYSCKTVKKGAKSETGIEAQVKANDWITLFDGVSTEGWRAYNGKALPPGWVAKDGALTFDTELGLEQDYKGGKDIIYGAEEFDNFEFYVEWKLPEGGNSGIFYHLKEGYNSPPEVSPEYQLIDDENYARIHDLTEYNLSLGYTEKPEELKPLQQTASDYAMHAANPEGKILHPVGEWNSSKIVFTPEKVEHWLNGKMVLSFVPWSEDWHEKKNSDKWKNSEDYGKFKTGFIGFQDHSSPIWFRNIKIKKL from the coding sequence ATGAAAAAAACTATTTTAATGCTAGTTGTGATTTTAGCTAGTTATTCTTGTAAGACAGTCAAGAAGGGAGCAAAATCAGAAACGGGGATCGAGGCTCAAGTAAAAGCAAATGACTGGATTACCCTTTTTGATGGCGTAAGCACAGAAGGTTGGCGAGCGTACAATGGAAAAGCATTACCTCCAGGGTGGGTTGCCAAGGATGGAGCCTTGACGTTTGATACCGAACTTGGTCTAGAACAAGATTATAAAGGGGGAAAAGATATCATTTACGGAGCTGAAGAATTCGATAATTTTGAGTTTTATGTGGAATGGAAACTCCCAGAAGGAGGAAACTCGGGTATTTTTTACCACTTAAAAGAGGGATATAACAGTCCGCCTGAAGTATCTCCTGAATACCAATTGATAGATGATGAAAATTATGCCAGAATACATGATTTGACTGAATACAATTTGAGTTTAGGTTATACAGAAAAACCTGAAGAACTCAAACCATTGCAACAAACAGCTTCAGATTATGCAATGCACGCAGCTAACCCTGAAGGGAAAATTTTACACCCTGTTGGTGAGTGGAATTCAAGTAAAATTGTTTTTACTCCTGAAAAAGTTGAACATTGGCTGAATGGAAAAATGGTACTTTCATTTGTACCCTGGTCTGAAGATTGGCATGAGAAAAAGAATTCCGATAAATGGAAAAACAGTGAAGATTATGGCAAATTTAAGACTGGATTCATAGGCTTCCAAGATCACTCAAGTCCCATATGGTTTAGAAATATCAAAATCAAAAAACTTTAA